Sequence from the Undibacterium piscinae genome:
GCGCCGCAGGAGCGAAACGCTCAGTCCAATATCCAGTGCCACATGCGACTTCTAATACTTTATGCTGTTCTAAAGCATGATTGACGCGTTGTTCAATTTCCAATAAATCCTTTTGACGCTCTGGTCTTTGATAAATACTCTCGTAGGTATCAGCACGCTGTGCGTAATATTTACTCATTACTTCACGCATAATTCTCTCTCTTCTAAAAAATACAGCCCGAACTTTAAAATCCCAAGGCCTATCTTTATTTAATAACATCCTGCAAATAGCAAGTCAAAGTACTCAAGCGGACCGCGAGATCGCTAGCGAACCATCGCTCTTATAAATCATAGGTATCTTTATTGCCCTGCATGACTTGATCGATCAGTTTGCGATTGATGGTCGGCGTTAACAACTCTATAAAAGTATAGATATAACTGCGCAGATAAGCGCCACGACGGATTGCCACACGTGACACATTCATACCAAATAAATGCCCCACTGGTATCGCTTTCAAATGCGTATCTCGCTCAGCATCAAAGGCCATGCCTGCGATAATACCCACTCCCATACCCAACTCAACATAGGTCTTGATGACGTCAGCATCAATCGCCTCGAGCAGCACATCTGGCTTTAAATCACGGATTTCAAAAGCGTGATCAATTTTGCTGCGCCCAGCAAAGGCCGCATCATACGTAATCAAGGGGTAATGCGCAATCTCCTCTAAAGTAATTTGCTTTAACTTCAGCAAAGGATGCTCGGGTGGCACGACGACGACATGCTCCCACTGCCGTGCAAAGATATCGACACCAATCCTCTTCGAGCTCGATAATCGCCTTAGAGACACCGGGTTGTGACGTGAATAAGGCCTTGGCAGCTTCGGTCAAGTTGAAATTTTGTCTGACTGCTTCGCGCACAAAGCGCAACTGGTGTAGGTTCATTGATTAACTCTTACGGCCGCCGACTAGGCCTATTTGCTGATTGTCTTATGTCATTGAGTGATGACAAGTTTCATTTAATATACTCACGCTAGTATATAGAGCCTAGGAAAAGAATTCCACGCTTACCAGCGCGAGCCTCGTTAAAGTCCGGTTACTCAGCTCGGAGACCATGCAGTACTCGCTGCACCATCAGCAATCAGCCATTGCGTGTTTTGCAATCTGGAGCGCACAGCTAAATGCACTTTACCGCGAGTCACCCAATTCATCAGGCGTGCCACAGGAGAAAAAGCGATGAAAGAAGCCAAAACCTTTGGCTAATTCAGCGGGAATCAAATTTCTAAGCGAAACATCATTTATGCGGCATGTTGCATTTGCGACTCTACCCGGAAGGCTGACATTGCTGTTTTCAAAAGGCCAACCTGCTCTTCCAATGAACCGGCAGCTGCGGCCGCCTCCTCAACTAAAGCAGAGTTTTGCTGAGTCGCCTCATCCATATGCGCCAGAGCTAAATTTACCTGCTGAATACCATCACTCTGCTCGGCAGAAGCCGTCGTTATTTCATTAATTATTTCAGCTACCTGCTGAACGGCTTGCACAATACTGGACATGGACTCACCAGCCTTATCCACCAACACCGATCCTTCGCTGACCTTACTTACCGAATCTTCAATCAAGGTCTTGATTTCTTGCGCTGCCGCAGCACTACGTTGCGCAAGAGTACGCACTTCACTGGCGACAACCGCAAAACCACGCCCTTGCTCCCCGGCGCGCGCCGCCTCGACTGCCGCATTCAAGGCCAAAATATTAGTCTGAAACGCGATGCCTTCAATCACGCTAATGATGTCGACGATTTTTCGGGAGCTTTCGGTAATGCCTTGCATCGTATCAACCACCTTACCAACCACTTCGCCACCCTGCGTTGCCACACCCGATGCGTTCAATGCCATTTTATTGGCTTGCCTGGCGTTATCCGCATTATTTTTAACGGCAGCGGTTAACTCCTCCATGCTGGCCGATGTTTCCTCCAGAGAAGACGCCTGCTGTTCAGTACGCCCGGACAAATCCATATTGCCGGTAGCGATTTCAGACGATCCTATCGCAATCGAGTCAGTGGCTCTGCGCACGTCAACAACCATCACGCGTAACTGCTCAAGAAACCGGTTAAACGCATCTGCGGTTTGCGCCACCTCATCCTTGCCATCTATTTCGATTTTCCGGCTTAAATCACCGCCACCTTCAGCGATAGCCGACATCGCATCACGCACCTTACGCAAACCACTCAACATATGACCAACCAACCAAGTGGACAAGGGCAGCAACACCGCCAACATCACCACAAGCACAATAATCGACATCAACAGCAGTTGATCAAGAGCTTCGAGTGCTTTTTTCTTGTCGATCACCAATGCCAGAAAAATCTCCGAACCGGTGATTTTCTGTAACAATAAAAAATGTGGTTTGCCACCGATATCGACAATGGTCGGGTCTTTTTGCTGGGACAGGCTCGCAAGTTTGTCCAGGGAGAGTTCTGCCGCGACATCTTTCGCCGGCTTCAGCACCTTAGATTGATCCGCATGCGCCAGGATCTGACCACTCTTGTCGAGCAAGAAAGCATATCCGCCACCGGCAAGCTTGATATTTAAAATCTGCTCGGCGATTTTAGTCAAAAATACATCCGCGCCAACCACGCCCCCCTCACCGCCCCTGACCGGAGCTGCAAACGAAATCATCAAACCAGGCGGTGCAACGCCCATATATGGCAAGGTAACGATAGGTTTTTTCTCCTCCAGAGCGGCCTTATACCAAGGGCGAATGGTTGGATCATAGCCAGCGGGAGGTGGGTCAGAAGGGATGTTGGTAAATGATTTGTCTGGCTGCCCCTGATAAACGCTTAAAAAATTTCCGCCGGCTCGCATCATAGTCAAACTCGCCTGCAGATCTGCGCCACTACCGAGTCCCTGTGCCAAACTTTCGACAATTGCCAGATTACCTTGTATCCAATTGCTAAACATTGCGTTATAGCCAGCGGCCACACCACGAATTTCATTGTTAAGATCACTTTCTATCTGTGATTTCATCCTTGCATAACTACCTATAGTCAGTAACACGGTACAAACTGTCACCAACAAGGCAATCACGGCGATCAATCTGGTCTTCAAAGAATTCATGGCGACTCCTCCGATGCAGAAAAAACTAAAAAAATTACGGGAAACCCGATAAGGACAACTAAGCGAAAAAAAGTGTGTTTTTCATCTTACTACCGTTTATTATTTTCGTCAGAAATTCTTCTGCAATGCTTCATTTTGTCGCATTCCTGTCCGACAATATTTTCAAATAAGCAATATTCATCTCCTATTTTTCTTAAGCATTTTTTTGTTACGATAAAATTGGCGTCACCATGACTCATATAGTCATTTCATACATACTTAATTAGTAGCTATTTTCGCAATTACCTTCACCTATTACCCTCATTTATGCGTATTTTATCGACAGACAGACTGATACTGCGCACCATGCAACTTGAAGACGCAGCCTTCTATCTAGCATTGATCAACGCCCCTTCATGGATCAAACATATCGGTGACAAGGGCATACGTACTATCGATGCAGCACAACAAGCAATCATGACGGGCTCCATCGCAGTTCAGGAGAATAAGGGATTTAGCCTCTATCTGATAGAACGAAAAACTGATGCAGCGCCAATAGGGCTGTGTGGTTTGATTAAGCGGGACGAGCTCGACGATATCGATATCGGATACGCTGTATTGCCCGACTATTGGGGGCAAG
This genomic interval carries:
- a CDS encoding HAMP domain-containing protein — protein: MNSLKTRLIAVIALLVTVCTVLLTIGSYARMKSQIESDLNNEIRGVAAGYNAMFSNWIQGNLAIVESLAQGLGSGADLQASLTMMRAGGNFLSVYQGQPDKSFTNIPSDPPPAGYDPTIRPWYKAALEEKKPIVTLPYMGVAPPGLMISFAAPVRGGEGGVVGADVFLTKIAEQILNIKLAGGGYAFLLDKSGQILAHADQSKVLKPAKDVAAELSLDKLASLSQQKDPTIVDIGGKPHFLLLQKITGSEIFLALVIDKKKALEALDQLLLMSIIVLVVMLAVLLPLSTWLVGHMLSGLRKVRDAMSAIAEGGGDLSRKIEIDGKDEVAQTADAFNRFLEQLRVMVVDVRRATDSIAIGSSEIATGNMDLSGRTEQQASSLEETSASMEELTAAVKNNADNARQANKMALNASGVATQGGEVVGKVVDTMQGITESSRKIVDIISVIEGIAFQTNILALNAAVEAARAGEQGRGFAVVASEVRTLAQRSAAAAQEIKTLIEDSVSKVSEGSVLVDKAGESMSSIVQAVQQVAEIINEITTASAEQSDGIQQVNLALAHMDEATQQNSALVEEAAAAAGSLEEQVGLLKTAMSAFRVESQMQHAA
- a CDS encoding GNAT family N-acetyltransferase, which produces MRILSTDRLILRTMQLEDAAFYLALINAPSWIKHIGDKGIRTIDAAQQAIMTGSIAVQENKGFSLYLIERKTDAAPIGLCGLIKRDELDDIDIGYAVLPDYWGQGYAHEAATGVIRYAKSILGLSRLAAITSPDNLPSSGLLEKLGFTLDSIMPWTDGKEVKFYQRNL